The DNA window CCAGGGAACAGTCCTTTAGTATGACTGGATTTGTGGATTCTGGAAAGGGAAGTTCATGTTCTCCTCTTTGGAAATGAATAGAGACCCAGCCTAGAAATGAAAGCAACAAACAGAAAACCACCGAGAGATGGAAGAGCCCTGACAATAGTCTCCCATAGTAAAGTCCCATTCATGGCCTTCTAGTACAGACTGTGATTGAAAGTCATGGTTGAAAATAACTATCTTTCcattctttgtgctttttattgattgatttgtgaaagaaagaggcagagagaaagagagagaggcagacagagaatgggcatgccagggcctccaaccactgcaaatgaactcctgatgcctgtgccaccttgcatctggcttacgtgggtactggggaatcgaatccaggtcctcaagcttcagaggcaagcgccttaaccactaagccatctctccagtccttccttaTGCTTTTGAACAATTTTCAAAACACATTAAGTTCTCAGCCCATAGattttcaattgtttatcttctaaaaataatttcagcAAAATTTTTTATCCATATTCTTCAGTGTTCTATGAAGAGAAAAACCAGTCCCACCAAACATGCAGCAAAATCACATTTCCTATTTTGGCTTTTCTGTTAGTGACCAGGGAAAGCCCTGCATTGCTATTCATCTTGCTTTTAATATAATGATATCaatatccttttcttcctctgaTTCTTGATCTGACATCCAACATTGATCTTTTACATTCAAAAAATGAATACTGCAAAGCTCTGCAGGTCCCTTCCTTCAAACACTGCCGAGGAGATTTTCCTTCCTGGAGCACGCAGCGGGACTGCAGCAGACACGCGCCCAGGTCCTCCTTCACGCCCGCGCACGCCGCGTCCTCAGGCTTGTCCTCATAATACCGGGGCATAACTGTGGCCTCGCCTCTCTGGCTCGGTCACGTACCCCGCCGGCCCCAGCCCAAGACACCAGCTCCAAGGACCGAACCGGAACAGCCCATAACTATTTGTTATTCACCTAGTACATGATGGCTCAGAAAAGACAGGTTTCAAATTTAATAACTAAAAGAGGTCAAa is part of the Jaculus jaculus isolate mJacJac1 chromosome X, mJacJac1.mat.Y.cur, whole genome shotgun sequence genome and encodes:
- the LOC101594045 gene encoding cytochrome c oxidase assembly factor 5-like, producing MPRYYEDKPEDAACAGVKEDLGACLLQSRCVLQEGKSPRQCLKEGTCRALQYSFFECKRSMLDVRSRIRGRKGY